The following are from one region of the Littorina saxatilis isolate snail1 linkage group LG4, US_GU_Lsax_2.0, whole genome shotgun sequence genome:
- the LOC138964607 gene encoding uncharacterized protein isoform X2: protein MTVPMLNRLCSVICLLTTVVTTQAVLYQRLSPRESRGSEQLTNLTATLVTLKTNASETEAGKDNKRTRLGRRRRKRFDYEDNYEWEDEEDLTYEDYYDEEEEPGFFLKVATHWRTAGPRMVCFGAFVLLVIIIFCGCARLACRYWCNSMSETSACCFMPGVKAMCQSCYTDPMYERVKEMGELMGIEISFTTYEMIKERYTPDTGFDPTSALIF, encoded by the exons ATGACTGTTCCGATGCTCAACCGGCTTTGCTCCGTAATCTGTTTGCTGACGACAGTAGTAACAACCCAAGCAG TCTTGTATCAACGACTCAGCCCAAGGGAATCAAGAGGGTCTGAACAGCTAACAAATTTAACAGCAACGCTAGTAACATTGAAAACGAACGCATCGGAGACAGAAGCGGGAAAAGATAACAAACGAACCAGACTTGGAAGAAGACGCAGAAAGAGGTTTGACTACGAGGACAACTACGAGTGGGAAGACGAGGAAGATCTAACGTATGAA GACTATTACGATGAAGAGGAAGAACCCGGCTTCTTCCTTAAAGTTGCCACACACTGGCGAACAGCTGGGCCACGCATGGTGTGTTTTGGAGCCTTCGTTCTGCTTGTCATTATCATCTTCTGCGGCTGTGCGCGCCTGGCCTGTCGCTACTGGTGCAATTCTATGAGCGAGACATCAGCCTGCTGCTTTATGCCCGGGGTGAAGGCCATGTGTCAGAGTTGCTATACGGACCCTA TGTACGAGCGAGTGAAGGAGATGGGAGAGTTGATGGGTATAGAGATCAGCTTCACTACCTACGAGATGATCAAGGAGAGATACACACCGGACACCGGATTTGATCCCACGAGCGCCCTGATTTTTTGA
- the LOC138964607 gene encoding uncharacterized protein isoform X1, with protein sequence MTVPMLNRLCSVICLLTTVVTTQAGEKILYQRLSPRESRGSEQLTNLTATLVTLKTNASETEAGKDNKRTRLGRRRRKRFDYEDNYEWEDEEDLTYEDYYDEEEEPGFFLKVATHWRTAGPRMVCFGAFVLLVIIIFCGCARLACRYWCNSMSETSACCFMPGVKAMCQSCYTDPMYERVKEMGELMGIEISFTTYEMIKERYTPDTGFDPTSALIF encoded by the exons ATGACTGTTCCGATGCTCAACCGGCTTTGCTCCGTAATCTGTTTGCTGACGACAGTAGTAACAACCCAAGCAGGTGAGAAAA TCTTGTATCAACGACTCAGCCCAAGGGAATCAAGAGGGTCTGAACAGCTAACAAATTTAACAGCAACGCTAGTAACATTGAAAACGAACGCATCGGAGACAGAAGCGGGAAAAGATAACAAACGAACCAGACTTGGAAGAAGACGCAGAAAGAGGTTTGACTACGAGGACAACTACGAGTGGGAAGACGAGGAAGATCTAACGTATGAA GACTATTACGATGAAGAGGAAGAACCCGGCTTCTTCCTTAAAGTTGCCACACACTGGCGAACAGCTGGGCCACGCATGGTGTGTTTTGGAGCCTTCGTTCTGCTTGTCATTATCATCTTCTGCGGCTGTGCGCGCCTGGCCTGTCGCTACTGGTGCAATTCTATGAGCGAGACATCAGCCTGCTGCTTTATGCCCGGGGTGAAGGCCATGTGTCAGAGTTGCTATACGGACCCTA TGTACGAGCGAGTGAAGGAGATGGGAGAGTTGATGGGTATAGAGATCAGCTTCACTACCTACGAGATGATCAAGGAGAGATACACACCGGACACCGGATTTGATCCCACGAGCGCCCTGATTTTTTGA